ATATTCTATTGCTTTTGCCCGGGTACTACTCATGGCTGAAAGGAATCTTAGAAAAAGTTTTTTTACGACTGAAGAGTTTCTTAACAGGTTTTTTGCCGAGGAGTTGGCCTGTTATCCTCACTGGACTCCTGCGGTGGATATATACGAGGATAATGAAAAATTTATAGTTGAGGCAGAACTTCCAGGGGTGCGAGAAGAAGATATCGAGGTAAAGGTGGAAGGCAGCGTGCTTTTAATCAGCGGATTAAGAAAGTCTTCTTCTGATACATTTCTGAGATGCCACAGGCTTGAGAGACAGCAGGGATATTTTTTAAGACGTTTTATACTTTCTTCAGAAATAGATAAAGAAAAGATAAGTGCAACCCTTAAAGATGGTATACTTACTGTTATAATTCCTAAAAAAAGGGAATTCATAATCAGACATATTAAGGTGGAAGGAGAAGAATGAAGAAGATAAGGGTAGCAATAGTCGGTGTTGGTAACTGTGCGAGCTCTCTTGTCCAGGGAGTTGAGTACTATAAAACATTCCAGAAAAGTCTGGGTTTGATGCATTATGACCTGGGGGGATATACTCCTGGAGATATAGAATTCGTAGCTGCCTTTGATATCGATGAAAGAAAAGTGGGTCAACCTCTGAATAAGGCCATATTTGCAAAGCCAAACTGTACAAAGATTATATGGAAGGATATGCCTGACAGTAATGTTATTGTTCAGATGGGAGAGGTTCTGGACGGTATCTCGCCGCACATGGAAGAATATCCTCCTGAGCGCAGGTTTATCCCATCAAAAAAAGAACCCTGTGACGTAGTAAAGATTCTCAGGGATAGTGGAGCTGAGATACTTCTTAATTATCTTCCAGTCGGTTCTGAGAAGGCAACAGCCTTTTATGCTGAGGCATGTCTTCAGGCTGGGGTGAGTTTTATTAACTGTGTTCCTGTATTCATTGCATCCAATCCAGAATGGGAAAAAAGATTCAGGGAAAAAAATATTCCTATCATTGGCGATGATATAAAGAGCCAGATAGGAGCCACAATTATACACCGTGTTCTAACAAAACTCTTTGAAGACAGGGGAGTGAAGATAGACAATACATATCAGTTGAATGTTGGAGGAAACACAGATTTTCTGAATATGTTAAACAGGTCAAGGTTAAAATCAAAGAAGATTTCAAAAACAGAAGCTGTCAGATCACAGATACATGGTGAGATTAAAGATGAACATATCCATATAGGTCCTTCTGATTATGTTCCATGGCTTAATGATAACAAGGTCTGTTTCATAAGGATTGAAGGAAGGATATTCGGTGATGTGCCCATAAATCTTGAGCTGAGGCTTTCTGTGGAGGATTCACCAAACAGTGCCGGTGTTGTAATAGATGCTATAAGAATTGCAAAAATTGCGAGAGATCGGGGTACAGGGGGTGTATTGACCTCTGCTTCTGCCTATTTTATGAAACATCCACCTGTCCAGTATCCTGATGAGGAGGCAAGGAGGATGGTGGAAGAATTTATTGCTGGTAAGAGGTCTCATTAATTGTTAAGTTCAAAACTCGGTCATTTCTTTGACAGACCCTTTAAAGAACTCTCTCTAAAAATAAAGATTCATCCTAATGTTTTAAGCATTACAGGCTTTTTAATAACTTTGATTTCAGCTTTCTTAATCCCTCTTTCCCCTTTTTACAGTGGGATGCTGCTTTTTGTTGGTGGATTTTTTGATATGCTCGATGGTATTGTGGCAAGGAACAGAAACCTTGTCTCAAGATTCGGGGCCTTCCTTGATTCCACTCTTGATAGACTTTCTGATGCCTTATTATTTACCGGAGTGGCTGTTCTTTTTTACCTAAGAGATGAGGTA
The genomic region above belongs to Thermodesulfovibrionales bacterium and contains:
- a CDS encoding CDP-alcohol phosphatidyltransferase family protein; this translates as MLSSKLGHFFDRPFKELSLKIKIHPNVLSITGFLITLISAFLIPLSPFYSGMLLFVGGFFDMLDGIVARNRNLVSRFGAFLDSTLDRLSDALLFTGVAVLFYLRDEVNHSLLSLLCLIFSFLVSYTRARIEGLGGECRIGLAERPERILILIGGLLTGYIKLSLWIILIASFITTIQRIHHARRILR
- a CDS encoding inositol-3-phosphate synthase, encoding MKKIRVAIVGVGNCASSLVQGVEYYKTFQKSLGLMHYDLGGYTPGDIEFVAAFDIDERKVGQPLNKAIFAKPNCTKIIWKDMPDSNVIVQMGEVLDGISPHMEEYPPERRFIPSKKEPCDVVKILRDSGAEILLNYLPVGSEKATAFYAEACLQAGVSFINCVPVFIASNPEWEKRFREKNIPIIGDDIKSQIGATIIHRVLTKLFEDRGVKIDNTYQLNVGGNTDFLNMLNRSRLKSKKISKTEAVRSQIHGEIKDEHIHIGPSDYVPWLNDNKVCFIRIEGRIFGDVPINLELRLSVEDSPNSAGVVIDAIRIAKIARDRGTGGVLTSASAYFMKHPPVQYPDEEARRMVEEFIAGKRSH
- a CDS encoding Hsp20/alpha crystallin family protein yields the protein MAERNLRKSFFTTEEFLNRFFAEELACYPHWTPAVDIYEDNEKFIVEAELPGVREEDIEVKVEGSVLLISGLRKSSSDTFLRCHRLERQQGYFLRRFILSSEIDKEKISATLKDGILTVIIPKKREFIIRHIKVEGEE